GGAGACGAGGCCGCCTATTTCATTTATACCCTGGTTCGTGAGGACGCCTTGGAGTTGTACGGCTTCGGCACCTGGGAGGAGCGGGCGGCCTTTGAAGTCATGCTGAGTATTTCCAAGCTGGGACCGAAAACCGCCCTGGCCATTCTCTCCCACTTCGATCTGACATCCCTGCGGGAGACCGTGGCCAGACAGGACGGCTATTCCCTGGCCAAGGTTCCGGGCATCGGCCAGAAGACCTCTCAGCGTATCCTTCTGGAGCTTCAAGACAAATTGAAAATCCTGCCCGTGGCTCCGCATCAAGCCGAAGCGCCATCAGGTTCTTCCTGGGTCCGGGGGGATATTTTGGCCGGTTTGGGTAACCTCGGGTATACCGAGCCCGAGGTTGCCCAGCTGGTGGACGCGGTCTTGCGGGAGGAACCGGATCTGGCTCCCGGAGAGGTAATCCGGGTCGTGTTGAAGGGGATGGCGTCCCAGAAATGAATTTGGAATCGAACTCGAAGATGCCGCGAATCAGCGGAAAAATGGCCGTGCTGCTTATGCATTTGGTCAAGGGCGATTGTCGCCATGTACGCCGAACTAGTGAGCAGGCGCGATGACCCAGACTCAAACGTTACCCCGAGCATTGCCCATTGAGGAAACCATCCGTCCGAAGCGGCTGGAGGACTTCATTGGTCAGGACGATCTGCGTGCAAATTTACGGGTTTTCTTGCAGGCTGCCAGGGATCGCGGCCAAGCCTTGGACCACACCCTGTTTTACGGTCCTCCTGGGCTGGGTAAGACCACTTTGGCCCAGATCATGGCCAACGAACTAAGTGTGAACCTGGTGACCACCTCCGGTCCGGTTTTGGAGCGTAGCGGGGACTTGGCCGCCATTGTGACCAACCTGGGGTGTCGGGATTTGTTGTTTATCGATGAAATCCACCGCATGCCGGCCAGTGTGGAGGAGATTCTCTATCCGGCCATGGAGGATTTCAAGCTGGACCTGATCATTGGTCAGGGGCCGGGTGCGCGTACCGTGAAGATTGATTTGGAACCCTTTACCCTGGTCGGGGCCACGACCCGCCTCGGCCTGCTGACCTCTCCGCTGCGGGATCGTTTCGGTGTGATTTCCCGACTGAATTTTTACAACAACGTGGAATTGGCGGCGATCATTCGTAGGGCCGCTGCACTGCTGTCCGCGCCCATCACCGATGACGGCGCACTGGAGATTGGTCGCCGTGCCCGGGGCACACCCCGGATCGCCAACCGCTTGCTGCGCCGGGTTTGGGACTTCGCCTCGGTGCAGGGCGGCATCCAAATCGACGCCCGTCTGGCTCAGGAAGCACTGGGTCGAATGGACGTGGACGCCCAGGGCCTGGATCAAATGGACCGGCGCATCCTCAGCGCCCTGATCAAGCAGTTTCAGGGAGGTCCGGTGGGGGTTAAGACCCTGGCTGTGGCCTGCTCCGAAGAGGTCCGGACCATCGAAGACATTTATGAGCCGTACCTCATCCAGTGCGGGTTCATCAAACGCACGGCCCGCGGTCGCGTGGCCACGGCCCAAGCCTTCGCCCACCTCAAGGAACGTATTCCTCGGTCCCTGGCCGTCCGGGAGCAGGGAACTCTGGATTTTGAGTAAAGGATATTCATGTCTCAAGCCAAGCTGAAGGTCCGCCTTCTGTCCATGACCCCCGAGGCGTTGGCCGTGATCTACGCCGCGTTTCGGCAGTGCTACAGCCCTGGATACGTGGGTGATCTCTGGCCGAAGTTGGTGGGTGGGCAGGTAGATCCGGCGGAGCAGGCTCTTTTTGTCGCGGACGTGATGGAATCCGGCCATCTCAGCCCGGTGGAGCATGTCAGTTTCACCTTTGCCGTGGAAGGAGTTTCCCGAGCCTTGACCCACCAATTGGTGCGTCACCGGTTGGCCTCCTACTCCCAGCAAAGCCAGCGCTATGTGAACGAGAGCGGGTTTGAGTACGTGCTGCCGCCCCAGATCGCCAAAATTCCCGAAGCCCGTAAGCTGTTTGAGGAATTCATGGATCGGACCGCCGAGACCTACGGGCGGTTGCGGGAGCTGCTGCAAGACCATGGCCGTAAAGGGGCCAAGGCCAACGAGGACGCAAGGTTCGTTCTGCCCCAGGCAGCTGAGAGCAAGATTGTCTTGACCATGAACTGCCGGAGTCTGCTACACTTCTTCGCCCTGCGTTGCTGCGAGCGCGCCCAGTGGGAAATTCGGGCCATGGCCAAGGAGATGCTGGCTATCTGTCTAAAGCGCCTGCCGGTTGTGTTTCAGCACGCCGGAGCCCGCTGCATCGGTCTGGGATATTGCCCAGAAGGGGAGCGCTTTACCTGCGGTCGCTATCCGTTGCAGTCAACTTCGTTTCAATCCGGGGAATAATCATTTCTCCAGTCCGTCACCTTTGCTTGAAACGTCCTCACCTTCAGTTGTTATCCCCGCGTATTGCTGATCCGATTCGCTGACCGGTCCCAGGAGATAGCGCAACTGGGCCACGGAGCGCCCGGTGCGTTGCGCCAATTCCTGGAGAGCCCTGAACTCCGGTCGCTCGTATTGATTTCCTTCCATATCCGCCTGCTTAACAGACAACTTGCCCAGGGGGGTTTCGGCAAAGGCTTCGCGCCGGGGAAGGACGACCCGTTCCAGCCGCTGCCGACGCACGCCAAGAGACAATGTCTGTTGGAAAACAGCCTGTTGCACGTTGGCGACATGATCAGGTCGACAGAGTACTTGGAGCTGACCTCCAGGGCGATTTTTCTTCATCATCCCCGGCAGAAACAGAACATCCAGTGCGCCGGCCTCGAACAACGCATCGAAACAGCTTCCCAGCTCTTCTCCAGTCAGGTGGTCGATGTTCGTGGAAAACTGGATGACCTCTTCTGTGCACTCCGTGTCTGCGTAAGGCTTTGTGGTTGGGCCTGCGGGAGGGGAAGGGACATAGAGCTGGCAGCGAAGGGCATTGGGCTGGTCGGCAAGCTCCATTGATCCCAGTCCGATACCGCAACGCTGCAGTGCCCCCTGGGGTCCTGAACGGAATTCGTCCACCAGTTGATCAACGAGCAAGGCTCCAGTTGGGGTGACCAGCTCCACGGTGTGGTCCGTGCTGAAAACAGGTTTGCCTTGGAGCAACTCCACCACCGCCGGAGCGGGTAGTGGCAACAGGCCGTGAGCACAGTGGACCTGTCCCCGAAACCAGGGCAGCGGGCTGGCATGTACGGTGGTGACTCCCAACTCGTACAGCCCCCAGAAAGCTCCAACCACATCAACCACGGTGTCCACGGCTCCGACTTCATGAAAATGGATAACAGACGGATCAACTCCATGCACCTTGGCTTCCACCGCGGCCAAACGTTCGAAGGACTGCTTGGACCGTTGGAAGACTTCCACGGGCAAGCCCAGTGCACCAAGAAGTTTTGTAATTTCCGGCAGCCGACGCAGCGGTTGCTTGACGGCTGACCGAATTTCCAAACGTTTACCTGCAAGTCCTCGTCGAGTATCTTTCACCGTGCCCAGTTGCACCTCCAGGCCGGCTTGACGAAAAAGACGTTCCAATGGGGCGAGATCCAGTCCGAGATCGGCCATTCCGGCGAGGAGCATGTCTCCGCTTATGCCGCTGGGGCAGTCCAAATACAATGCGATCATGGTTTCCTTTCCAGGGCTGAACTGGTATGTCTTGTCTGTACGGTTGATGGCATATTTTCGCCGTATGCCGCAGCGAGCGGCAGGCGGTTTACGGAAACACAGAGTGCCCCGGCGAACTGAAAACCAACAGTTTATTTCCCAAGGAGGAAGCTTCCATGCTGATCAGTGACTGGATGACCAGCGAGGTCATTTCCGTTGAGCCAGACATCTCCATGATGAAGGTTTCAAAAATCATGAAGGAAAAGCGCATTCGGCGCATTCCCGTGATCGATGGGGGCAAAAAGTTGGTGGGCATCGTCACGGATCGGGACATCAAAGAGGCCTCACCGTCCAAAGCCACGACCCTCGACATCCACGAGTTGTACTACCTTCTCTCGGAGATCAAGGTCAAAGACATCATGACCAAAAAACCCTTTACCGTCTTGCCGGAGGACACCATTGAACGGGCTGCCCTGGTCATGATGGAAAAACGGGTCGGGGGGCTCCCGGTTGTCGACGCCCAGGGGGCGGTGGTAGGGATTATAACGGAAAGCGATATTTTCAAAGTGTTGATTGCCATTACTGGAGCCCACTTCGGCGGTGTGCTACTGGCGTTCAAATTGCCAAACACCGAAGGAAGTCTCAAGGAAGTCCTTGAGGTTCTGCGCGAACAGCAGGCTCGTATCATTAGCATCCTGACCTCCTACGGTCAGCAGGAGGAAGAAGGCTACCGGCAGGTCTACGTCCGCATTCAAGACCTGGAAAAAGATGTTTTAGACGCCTTGTTGGAGAAATTGAAAAGTCATTTCCATGTTCTCTACTGGGCACGGGAAACATTGCACGCGGTTGAGTGAGCGGCCACCAGTTTTTAGGGTTCAGCATGAGGTTTCCTCACGAAGAATCGAGTGGGGTCGCAACCGGTCGCGTGCTGTTGCAATCCAGGAACGGACAAAACGCCAAAGCCTCATCAGTCGTCTGGTGGATGGTCTGGCCTGCGGATGTGGTGCATACCCGGTGATATACTATGAGTGGCGGAGCGA
This Desulfonatronum thioautotrophicum DNA region includes the following protein-coding sequences:
- a CDS encoding CBS and ACT domain-containing protein, which codes for MLISDWMTSEVISVEPDISMMKVSKIMKEKRIRRIPVIDGGKKLVGIVTDRDIKEASPSKATTLDIHELYYLLSEIKVKDIMTKKPFTVLPEDTIERAALVMMEKRVGGLPVVDAQGAVVGIITESDIFKVLIAITGAHFGGVLLAFKLPNTEGSLKEVLEVLREQQARIISILTSYGQQEEEGYRQVYVRIQDLEKDVLDALLEKLKSHFHVLYWARETLHAVE
- the ruvA gene encoding Holliday junction branch migration protein RuvA — translated: MIGYLQGRVLQKIPKGCILLTSGGVGYVLVLPVREMQNLPACGDEAAYFIYTLVREDALELYGFGTWEERAAFEVMLSISKLGPKTALAILSHFDLTSLRETVARQDGYSLAKVPGIGQKTSQRILLELQDKLKILPVAPHQAEAPSGSSWVRGDILAGLGNLGYTEPEVAQLVDAVLREEPDLAPGEVIRVVLKGMASQK
- the larC gene encoding nickel pincer cofactor biosynthesis protein LarC, which encodes MIALYLDCPSGISGDMLLAGMADLGLDLAPLERLFRQAGLEVQLGTVKDTRRGLAGKRLEIRSAVKQPLRRLPEITKLLGALGLPVEVFQRSKQSFERLAAVEAKVHGVDPSVIHFHEVGAVDTVVDVVGAFWGLYELGVTTVHASPLPWFRGQVHCAHGLLPLPAPAVVELLQGKPVFSTDHTVELVTPTGALLVDQLVDEFRSGPQGALQRCGIGLGSMELADQPNALRCQLYVPSPPAGPTTKPYADTECTEEVIQFSTNIDHLTGEELGSCFDALFEAGALDVLFLPGMMKKNRPGGQLQVLCRPDHVANVQQAVFQQTLSLGVRRQRLERVVLPRREAFAETPLGKLSVKQADMEGNQYERPEFRALQELAQRTGRSVAQLRYLLGPVSESDQQYAGITTEGEDVSSKGDGLEK
- the thyX gene encoding FAD-dependent thymidylate synthase; translation: MSQAKLKVRLLSMTPEALAVIYAAFRQCYSPGYVGDLWPKLVGGQVDPAEQALFVADVMESGHLSPVEHVSFTFAVEGVSRALTHQLVRHRLASYSQQSQRYVNESGFEYVLPPQIAKIPEARKLFEEFMDRTAETYGRLRELLQDHGRKGAKANEDARFVLPQAAESKIVLTMNCRSLLHFFALRCCERAQWEIRAMAKEMLAICLKRLPVVFQHAGARCIGLGYCPEGERFTCGRYPLQSTSFQSGE
- the ruvB gene encoding Holliday junction branch migration DNA helicase RuvB, producing MTQTQTLPRALPIEETIRPKRLEDFIGQDDLRANLRVFLQAARDRGQALDHTLFYGPPGLGKTTLAQIMANELSVNLVTTSGPVLERSGDLAAIVTNLGCRDLLFIDEIHRMPASVEEILYPAMEDFKLDLIIGQGPGARTVKIDLEPFTLVGATTRLGLLTSPLRDRFGVISRLNFYNNVELAAIIRRAAALLSAPITDDGALEIGRRARGTPRIANRLLRRVWDFASVQGGIQIDARLAQEALGRMDVDAQGLDQMDRRILSALIKQFQGGPVGVKTLAVACSEEVRTIEDIYEPYLIQCGFIKRTARGRVATAQAFAHLKERIPRSLAVREQGTLDFE